In a single window of the Rhopalosiphum padi isolate XX-2018 chromosome 1, ASM2088224v1, whole genome shotgun sequence genome:
- the LOC132917021 gene encoding zinc finger MYM-type protein 1-like has translation MEAKKKLSGSGYRKQAKIKKLKHDALIKNCRKLDSMFKPSNNSNTDDKLEMLNQGTQIQMNPDYSNVNSSEQYKPTKSSGYIETENTDDELDMLNQDTQIQMNPDYSNINSSEQHNPMTSSGNIVTENTDDKLEMLNQDTQIQIYPDYSNVNSSEQHKLTKSSGYIKTENSISEINTDILSSKNNETADVLFEPTDIPRCDPALWKINEFTIEYICINGFSQDLNDLNFTKSKRAYTKLHKKTTKTYYRFCNKNYWNTRLTNGDSIKRNFIAYSERFSNWKRAEELISQHENSLKHRSNILAMKNRGQTHQRIDQQIIQQIENERMYWINVLKRVVAIVKTLASRGLAFRGHTSKIGCPRNGNFMMALELLAEFDPFISNHISKNGNPGKGHTSYLSYYIYEQFILLMSKKVENTIIQDVNTSRYFSISVDSTPDITHTDQLSLVVRFVDESGNVFERFLCFMNNVGHKSEDMAEAVITILNKYNLNLNYLRGQSYDNASNMSGSYSGLQARIKLINPLAKFVPCSAHSLNLVGQNAASCCNEAIHFFNFLQNLYTFFSASTYRWQILNSSIKRLSDTRWSARDDACYSLNKNWSSIENALIKIGENEKEKPAIRCEANGILKILKSLETSFLSIFWGDILHRFNTVSKKLQSVNIDLSVVVELYQSLINYVGDIRTDKDYENFKRNAIEKCGIMNFRNTEKRQKKIKKFSDDSSMESIVTNFKINTYFVILDQLKSELLRRKIAYNNLLKNYYFFFKITKMTAADIRVSAELLRNEYNTDLGTSFPNECIHFSSYLKTISNPPQSIQDMLVFIRKNNLKDIFPYIDIALRMLLCTPVSNCSTERSFSALKRIKSYLRSNIGEERLTALAIMNIESDVTTAISYDDIIQEFAQDHARRKL, from the exons ATGGAAGCTAAAAAAAAGCTTAGTGGTTCAGGATATAGAAAGcaagcaaaaattaaaaaattaaaacacgatGCATTAATTAAGAATTGTAGAAAATTAGATAGTATGTTCAAGCCATCGAATAATTCAA ataCAGATGATAAACTGGAGATGTTAAACCAAGGTACACAAATACAAATGAACCCAGATTATTCAAATGTAAACAGTTCTGAACAGTACAAACCTACAAAAAGTAGTGGTTATATTGAGacagaaa atacagATGATGAACTAGATATGTTAAACCAAGATACACAAATACAAATGAACCcagattattcaaatataaacagTTCTGAACAGCACAATCCTATGACAAGTAGTGGAAATATTGTGAcagaaa atacagATGATAAACTAGAGATGTTAAATCAAGatacacaaatacaaatatacccAGATTATTCAAATGTAAACAGTTCTGAACAACACAAACTTACAAAAAGTAGTGGTTATATTAAGAcagaaa atagtaTTTCTGAGATAAATACTGATATATTGTCATCTAAGAATAATGAAACTGCTGATGTTTTGTTTGAGCCTACTGATATTCCtcg atGTGATCCTGCTTTATGGAAAATAAACGAGTTCactatagaatatatttgtattaatggaTTTTCTCaagatttaaatgatttaaattttaccaaatCTAAACGAGCATATACAAAACTTCACAAAAAAACTACCAAAACCTACTATAG attttgcaATAAAAACTATTGGAATACAAGACTAACTAATGGTGATTCAATTAAACGTAATTTCATTGCATACTCAGAAA GATTTTCAAACTGGAAAAGAGCTGAAGAGCTCATATCACAACAtgaaaattctttaaaacatCGTTCAAATATTCTAGCAATGAAAAATCGAGGACAAACACATCAAAGAATTGatcaacaaataatacaacaaattgAAAATGAACGTATGTATTGGatcaatgttttaaaaagaGTTGTGGCAATTGTTAAAACATTGGCATCAAGAGGTTTAGCATTCAGAGGACATACTTCAAAAATTGGATGTCCACGTAATGGAAATTTTATGATGGCACTTGAGTTATTAGCTGAATTTGACCCTTTTATATCAAACCATATTTCCAAAAATGGTAATCCCGGTAAAGGTCATActtcatatttatcatattatatttatgagcaatttattttattaatgtctaaaaaagtagaaaatactattattcaaGATGTCAATACTTcacgatatttttcaattagtgTTGATTCAACGCCAGATATTACCCACACTGATCAACTTTCTTTAGTTGTACGATTTGTTGATGAGAGTGGTAATGTATTTGagcgttttttatgttttatgaataATGTTGGACATAAATCAGAAGATATGGCTGAAGCAGTGATAACAATTCTGAATAAGTACAATTTGAATCTTAACTATTTAAGAGGGCAGTCATATGACAATGCGAGTAACATGTCTGGTAGTTACTCTGGATTACAAGCTAGAATAAAACTGATAAATCCATTGGCCAAGTTTGTTCCCTGCTCGGCTCATTCATTAAATTTAGTGGGACAAAATGCTGCCAGCTGTTGTAATGAagctattcatttttttaactttcttcAAAACTTGTACACATTCTTTTCAGCATCAACTTACCGATGGCAgattttaaattcttcaatCAAGAGATTATCAGATACAAGGTGGTCTGCAAGAGATGATGCatgttattcattaaataaaaattggtcaTCTATTGAAAATGCTTTAATTAAGATTGgagaaaatgaaaaagaaaaaccaGCTATTCGATGTGAAGCAAATGGTATActcaaaatacttaaatcatTAGAAACATCTTTCTTGTCAATTTTTTGGGGAGACATATTACATAGGTTTAATACAGTTAGCAAAAAACTTCAAAgtgtaaatattgatttaagtgTTGTTGTTGAGCTTTatcaatcattaattaattatgttggtGATATTCGTACAGATAAagattatgaaaattttaaaagaaatgctATTGAAAAATGTGGAATTATGAACTTTAGAAATACTGAAaagcgacaaaaaaaaattaaaaaatttagtgATGACAGTTCAATGGAAAGTAttgtaactaattttaaaatcaatacctattttgttattttagacCAATTGAAGTCAGAATTGTTGAGAAGAAAAATTGCATATAAcaaccttttaaaaaattattattttttttttaaaattactaaaatgacAGCTGCAGACATAAGGGTATCTGCTGAGCTGTTAagaaatgaatataatacagaTTTGGGAACTTCATTTCCTaatgaatgtattcattttagcagctatttgaaaactatttctAATCCTCCTCAAAGTATTCAAGATATGTTAgtgtttataagaaaaaataatttgaaggaTATTTTCCCTTATATAGATATTGCTTTAAGAATGTTACTATGCACTCCAGTTAGTAACTGCTCAACTGAGAGGTCATTTTCAGccttaaaacgaataaaatcatatttaaggtCAAACATAGGCGAAGAAAGGCTCACTGCATTAGCAATCATGAATATAGAATCTGATGTTACTACAGCAATAAGCTACGACGATATTATTCAAGAATTTGCTCAAGACCATGCACGACgaaaattataa